From one Humulus lupulus chromosome 8, drHumLupu1.1, whole genome shotgun sequence genomic stretch:
- the LOC133798472 gene encoding protein-tyrosine-phosphatase MKP1 produces the protein MVGKDDASGASWGPSQPPSGSRKMFWRSASWSASRSSLHNPENEEKDVADPSNGSIGNGHGQNRRFPAPLTPRSQQNCKARSCLPPLQPLSIARRSLDEWPKASSDDIGEWPQPPTPSGRGGGERLKLDLSSIQRNQPDKNGGLVRRDKIAFFDKECSKVAEHIYLGGDAVARDREILKQNGITHVLNCVGFVCPEYFKADFMYRTLWLQDSPSEDITSILYDVFDYFEDVREQRGRVFVHCCQGVSRSTSLVIAYLMWREGQSFDDAFQYVKAARGIADPNMGFACQLLQCQKRVHAFPLSPSSLLRMYRLAPHSPYDPLHLVPKMLNDPSPAALDSRGAFIIHVPSAIYVWIGKSCETIMERDARGAVCQIVRYERVQGPITVLKEGEEPLYFWDAFSNLLPLMDKSANVNVVGKSAIRIVPGDRKVESYNVDFEIFQKAIMGGFVPPFASSENEHETHLPARESSWSLLRRKFASGNMKDFVSAPRIPLSRVYSDSMMLVHSSKISASPSSVSSSSSSSSSSSPSPPYLSPDSISSEPSTSFKYFPESSLDSPSAASGVPSSLSNFSNLSLLSTKASSQSTSRSPEIAGSNLTSQSNSSPFKKSSPSLAERRGSMSKSLKLPDLSEKMRATPTFSILPDDQDGAVNVSHGSCFLAINVRNASETRDGVENGERASPEHCDIYPSRETGFDPSQTKDDFVKHCGEPRREGSDFSAQNGIEESGGSTRYDVSHALICRWPSLEKMTTFGVNDLDSRATFAVLSPNTGLGKNEERILYVWVGRSADRGKCQLKLDSGKGSDGLEELDWNQVGSDMLIQMGLPKGLKIKIVKEDEEPTEFLAMLNLL, from the exons ATGGTGGGCAAGGATGATGCATCTGGTGCTTCATGGGGTCCATCGCAGCCTCCTTCCGGCTCCCGGAAGATGTTCTGGCGCTCGGCTTCGTGGTCTGCTTCGCGGTCTTCGCTACACAACCCTGAGAATGAAGAGAAAGACGTTGCAGATCCAAGTAATGGCAGTATTGGGAACGGCCATGGCCAAAACCGTCGGTTTCCAGCTCCACTAACCCCTCGCTCTCAGCAGAATTGCAAGGCCAGGTCATGTTTACCACCCTTGCAGCCATTGTCGATTGCTCGTCGGAGCTTGGATGAGTGGCCCAAAGCGAGTTCGGACGATATCGGTGAGTGGCCGCAGCCTCCCACACCAAGTGGAAGAGGAGGCGGGGAAAGGCTGAAGCTTGATTTGTCTTCGATTCAGCGAAACCAACCAGACAAGAATGGTGGGCTTGTAAGAAGAGATAAAATTGCTTTCTTTGATAAAGAGTGTTCAAAAGTGGCAGAACATATCTACCTTGGTGGTGATGCTGTTGCAAGGGACAGGGAAATACTTAAGCAGAATGGCATTACCCATGTACTGAACTGTGTTGGGTTTGTTTGTCCCGAGTACTTCAAAGCTGATTTTATGTATAGAACTTTGTGGTTACAAGATAGTCCGTCAGAGGATATTACTAGTATCTTGTATGATGTTTTTGATTACTTTGAGGATGTTAGGGAACAACGAGGGAGGGTTTTCGTTCACTGTTGCCAAGGGGTGTCCCGGTCCACATCTTTGGTAATTGCTTATCTTATGTGGAGAGAAGGCCAGAGTTTTGACGATGCTTTTCAGTATGTGAAAGCAGCGAGAGGAATTGCTGATCCAAATATGGGGTTCGCTTGCCAGCTATTGCAGTGTCAAAAGAGGGTACATGCGTTTCCACTCAGCCCTAGTTCCTTACTGAGGATGTACAGACTTGCTCCACACTCGCCCTATGATCCTCTGCATCTTGTTCCAAAGATGTTGAATGATCCTTCTCCGGCTGCTTTGGATTCTAGAGGGGCATTTATCATTCATGTTCCTTCCGCAATTTATGTTTGGATTGGTAAGAGCTGTGAGACAATCATGGAAAGGGATGCTAGAGGTGCTGTTTGTCAGATTGTTCGGTATGAAAGAGTGCAAGGGCCAATAACAGTACTCAAGGAAGGGGAAGAACCATTATATTTTTGGGATGCTTTTTCAAACCTTTTACCCTTGATGGATAAGTCTGCCAACGTTAACGTAGTTGGAAAATCAGCCATTAGGATTGTCCCAGGTGATAGAAAAGTTGAATCGTATAATGTTGACTTTGAGATTTTCCAGAAAGCTATTATGGGGGGCTTTGTACCGCCATTTGCATCTTCGGAAAATGAGCATGAAACCCACCTTCCTGCTAGAGAAAGCAGTTGGAGTCTGCTAAGGAGGAAGTTTGCCTCTGGCAATATGAAGGATTTTGTCTCTGCACCCAGAATTCCCCTCTCCAGGGTGTACTCAGACTCAATGATGTTGGTGCATTCATCTAAAATTTCAGCATCACCTTCATCAGTGTCTTCTTCGTCGTCTTCATCGTCATCCTCTTCGCCTTCACCTCCTTATCTCTCTCCGGATTCCATATCTTCTGAACCAAGTACCAGTTTTAAATATTTCCCAGAATCTTCTTTGGATTCTCCTTCTGCAGCTTCTGGTGTTCCTTCCTCATTGTCTAATTTTTCTAACTTGTCTCTGCTCTCAACCAAAGCATCATCTCAATCAACATCTAGAAGTCCAGAAATAGCTGGCTCTAATTTAACTTCTCAGTCGAATTCTTCACCATTTAAGAAGTCCTCACCTTCCCTTGCGGAGCGGAGAGGTAGCATGTCAAAATCTCTTAAGCTGCCAGATTTGAGTGAAAAGATGAGGGCTACCCCCACTTTCTCAATTCTCCCTGACGATCAAGACGGCGCTGTCAATGTAAGCCACGGTAGTTGCTTCTTAGCCATTAATGTTCGCAATGCCTCGGAGACCAGGGACGGTGTTGAAAATGGGGAGAGGGCCTCACCAGAACATTGCGATATATATCCTTCTAGGGAAACTGGTTTTGATCCAAGCCAGACGAAAGATGATTTTGTCAAACATTGTGGTGAACCTCGGAGAGAAGGCTCAGATTTCTCAGCCCAAAATGGGATAGAGGAAAGTGGTGGCTCAACGAGATATGATGTTTCACATGCTCTAATATGTCGTTGGCCCAGTTTAGAGAAGATGACAACATTTGGTGTGAATGATCTGGATTCCAGAGCCACTTTTGCTGTTTTGTCTCCAAATACAGGATTAGGCAAAAATGAGGAGAGGATTTTATATGTTTGGGTAGGAAGATCTGCTGACCGTGGCAAATGTCAACTTAAGCTAGATAGTGGCAAAGGATCAGATGGTCTAGAAGAGCTTGACTGGAATCAAGTTGGTTCCGATATGCTTATTCAAATGGGTCTCCCGAAAGGCCTAAAGATTAAG ATTGTTAAAGAAGACGAAGAACCAACAGAATTTCTTGCAATGTTGAATCTGTTGTAG